The following are encoded together in the Mycolicibacterium arabiense genome:
- a CDS encoding mannitol dehydrogenase family protein — protein MKLSNETLPEVPIDKPGYDRSKVKIGIVHFGVGGFHRAHQAMYVDRLLETGNANEWGICGVGVLPGDRKMADVMKAQDGLYTLLALRADGGREARVIGSIVDYLYAPDDPEAVVELIAAPTTRIVSLTITEGGYTIDDAGPDSVFGLVTAALARRQERGLSSPTIVSCDNIEGNGDVAREAFTAYAEREHPSLAGWMAEHTQFPNSMVDRITPATSPEVIETVESEFGVEDQWPVAAEPFTSWVLEDHFSDGRPRFEDVGVMLVDDVTPYELMKLRLINAGHQALCYFAYLAGYRLVHDAAGDPLFAKFLQRYMDEEGTPALKPVPGIDLDDYKRTAIERFANPGVRDTIVRLCFGSSDRIPQWLLPVVRENLRTGGPVELSAAVVASWARYAEGVDEQGEPIDVQDQLADSLVPLAKSQLDNPTAFIENTALFGDLAQQPRFADAYVRALDSLHRNGARATLEQLVES, from the coding sequence ATGAAGCTGAGCAACGAGACGCTGCCCGAGGTGCCGATCGACAAGCCCGGCTACGACCGCAGCAAGGTGAAGATCGGCATCGTGCACTTCGGCGTCGGTGGCTTCCACCGCGCCCACCAGGCGATGTACGTCGACCGGCTACTGGAGACGGGCAACGCGAACGAGTGGGGAATCTGCGGCGTCGGCGTCCTGCCGGGCGACCGCAAGATGGCCGACGTCATGAAAGCCCAGGACGGCTTGTACACCCTGTTGGCGCTGCGCGCCGACGGCGGCCGCGAGGCACGCGTCATCGGCTCGATCGTCGACTACCTGTACGCACCCGACGACCCGGAAGCGGTCGTCGAACTGATCGCCGCGCCGACGACCCGGATCGTGTCGCTCACCATCACCGAGGGCGGGTACACGATCGACGACGCCGGACCCGACAGCGTCTTCGGGCTCGTCACCGCCGCACTCGCCCGGCGCCAGGAACGCGGCCTGTCCTCGCCGACGATCGTGTCGTGCGACAACATCGAGGGCAACGGCGACGTCGCCCGCGAGGCGTTCACCGCCTACGCCGAACGGGAGCACCCGAGCCTGGCCGGCTGGATGGCCGAGCACACGCAGTTCCCCAACTCGATGGTCGACCGCATCACGCCGGCCACCTCGCCGGAGGTGATCGAGACGGTCGAGTCGGAGTTCGGCGTCGAGGACCAGTGGCCCGTCGCCGCGGAACCGTTCACCTCCTGGGTCCTCGAAGACCACTTCTCCGACGGCAGACCGCGTTTCGAGGACGTCGGGGTGATGCTCGTCGACGACGTCACGCCGTACGAGCTGATGAAACTGCGACTCATCAACGCCGGCCATCAAGCGCTGTGCTACTTCGCCTACCTCGCCGGGTACCGGTTGGTGCACGACGCCGCGGGCGATCCGCTGTTCGCCAAGTTCTTGCAGCGGTACATGGACGAGGAGGGCACGCCGGCACTCAAGCCGGTGCCGGGCATCGACCTCGACGACTACAAGCGCACGGCGATCGAGCGCTTCGCCAATCCCGGCGTGCGCGACACCATCGTCCGGCTCTGCTTCGGCTCGTCCGACCGCATCCCGCAGTGGCTGCTGCCGGTGGTCCGGGAAAACCTGCGCACCGGCGGACCCGTCGAACTGTCCGCCGCCGTCGTCGCCAGTTGGGCCCGCTACGCAGAGGGCGTCGACGAGCAGGGCGAGCCGATCGACGTCCAGGATCAGCTGGCCGACAGCCTGGTGCCGCTGGCCAAGTCGCAACTCGACAACCCCACGGCGTTCATCGAGAACACCGCGCTGTTCGGCGACCTGGCGCAGCAGCCGCGGTTCGCCGACGCCTACGTTCGGGCGCTGGATTCATTGCACCGCAACGGCGCTCGGGCCACGCTCGAGCAGTTGGTCGAGTCGTGA
- a CDS encoding sugar-binding transcriptional regulator: MSPTEPAAGSTPEDLRLALRAATLYYLDGLTQAEIAAKLGVSRPTAGRLIARAKANGLVRIEVVVPPTLKDDLHAEEERLLEDRFGITEAVVTGHLGRASAALLMRRLAHDDVLGFTWGPEQVAAVSALSPGVASCRVVVQLDGAMSTASYQTGMEFILSRSADMLRADAMRLPAPLYADPSTVVSLRSDSVISRTLDAGRRADTMLFGVGSVSTSTTLFEGSFLDVRMLDDLVARGAVGEIGGRFFDADGAPVETELAHRAVSVPLEDVRACSKTILVCSGPEKYVATLAALRGGMAKLLVCEFDCARWLLEQ, translated from the coding sequence GTGTCGCCCACCGAGCCCGCCGCCGGCTCGACGCCCGAAGACCTCCGACTCGCTCTCCGCGCTGCGACGCTCTACTACTTGGACGGGCTCACCCAGGCGGAGATCGCCGCCAAGCTCGGCGTCTCCCGCCCGACGGCTGGGCGCCTCATCGCCCGGGCGAAGGCCAACGGACTGGTGCGCATCGAGGTCGTCGTCCCCCCGACGCTCAAGGACGACCTGCACGCCGAGGAGGAGCGCCTCCTCGAGGATCGCTTCGGCATCACCGAGGCCGTCGTCACCGGACACCTCGGCCGCGCATCGGCGGCCCTGCTCATGCGCCGCCTCGCCCACGACGACGTGCTCGGATTCACTTGGGGCCCCGAGCAAGTGGCCGCCGTGTCGGCGCTGAGCCCCGGCGTGGCGAGCTGCCGCGTGGTCGTTCAGCTCGACGGCGCCATGTCGACCGCCTCCTATCAGACCGGCATGGAGTTCATCCTCAGCCGCAGCGCGGACATGTTGCGCGCCGACGCCATGCGTCTCCCCGCGCCGCTCTACGCCGATCCGTCCACGGTCGTCTCGCTGCGCAGCGACTCGGTGATCTCGCGGACGCTCGACGCGGGCCGCCGCGCGGACACGATGCTGTTCGGCGTCGGCTCGGTGTCCACCTCAACCACGTTGTTCGAGGGCAGCTTCCTCGACGTCCGCATGCTCGACGACCTGGTGGCCCGCGGGGCCGTCGGCGAGATCGGTGGGCGGTTCTTCGACGCCGACGGCGCGCCCGTGGAGACCGAACTCGCGCACCGCGCGGTGTCGGTGCCGCTCGAGGACGTCCGGGCGTGCTCGAAGACCATCCTGGTCTGCAGCGGCCCGGAGAAGTACGTCGCCACCCTGGCCGCACTGCGCGGCGGGATGGCGAAGCTATTGGTATGCGAATTCGATTGCGCACGTTGGTTGTTGGAACAGTGA
- a CDS encoding ABC transporter substrate-binding protein, translating to MKTRRRVLHRLGACAAAAGLTFTAGCAGAGSLGASENEVTIALVSNSQMTDAQELSTEFEKENPGTKLKFISLSENQARAKITMSAAMGGSEFDVSMISNFETPQWARDGWLLPLNDYANKTPGYDMTDFIPSLRESLSYEGDMYSVPFYGESSFLMYRKDLFEQAGITINQDPNYQPTWQEVGQWAKTLKTADRAGICLRGKPGWGEVLAPLDTVINTFGGRWFDEQWNAQLNSPQVKEAVNFYVNTIKESGELGASSTGFQECANLFGQGQTAMWYDATSAVSTLEDPKTYPDLVGKIGYLPAPIVEKPNSGWLYTWALGIPKGAKNPDGAWKFISWMTSKDYMKLVGEKLGWERVPPGSRTSTYTELPEYEAVSRSYGPLTLKSITNATPDKPTVQPVPYTGVQFVGIPEFQDLGTRVSQQISAAIAGQISVDEALAQAQQYAEVVGKTYQEK from the coding sequence ATGAAGACTCGACGAAGAGTTCTACACCGACTCGGGGCGTGCGCTGCGGCGGCCGGCCTGACGTTCACGGCAGGCTGCGCGGGGGCGGGCAGTCTGGGCGCGTCGGAGAACGAGGTGACGATCGCCCTCGTGTCCAACTCGCAGATGACCGACGCTCAAGAGCTGTCGACGGAATTCGAGAAGGAGAACCCCGGCACCAAGCTGAAGTTCATCTCGCTCTCGGAGAACCAGGCGCGGGCCAAGATCACGATGTCGGCCGCCATGGGCGGTAGCGAGTTCGACGTCTCCATGATCAGCAACTTCGAGACGCCGCAGTGGGCCCGGGACGGGTGGCTGCTGCCACTTAACGACTACGCGAACAAAACGCCGGGCTACGACATGACCGACTTCATCCCGTCGCTGCGGGAGTCGCTGTCGTACGAGGGCGACATGTACTCCGTTCCGTTCTACGGCGAGTCATCGTTCCTGATGTATCGCAAGGACCTGTTCGAGCAGGCCGGCATCACCATCAACCAGGACCCGAACTACCAGCCCACGTGGCAGGAGGTCGGGCAGTGGGCGAAGACGCTCAAGACCGCCGACCGCGCCGGTATCTGCCTGCGCGGCAAGCCGGGCTGGGGCGAGGTACTCGCACCCCTGGACACCGTGATCAACACCTTCGGCGGGCGCTGGTTCGACGAGCAGTGGAACGCACAGCTCAACAGCCCCCAGGTGAAGGAGGCCGTCAACTTCTACGTCAACACCATCAAGGAGTCCGGCGAACTGGGCGCGTCCTCAACGGGTTTCCAGGAATGCGCCAACCTCTTCGGCCAGGGGCAGACAGCAATGTGGTACGACGCCACGTCTGCGGTCTCGACGCTCGAGGATCCCAAGACGTACCCGGATCTCGTCGGCAAGATCGGCTACCTGCCCGCGCCGATCGTCGAGAAGCCGAACTCGGGTTGGCTCTACACCTGGGCGCTGGGCATCCCCAAGGGAGCCAAGAATCCCGACGGCGCATGGAAGTTCATCTCCTGGATGACCAGCAAGGACTACATGAAGCTGGTGGGCGAGAAGCTCGGCTGGGAAAGGGTGCCACCCGGTAGCCGGACCTCGACCTACACCGAACTGCCGGAGTACGAGGCCGTTTCGAGGTCCTACGGCCCCCTGACCCTCAAGTCGATCACCAACGCCACCCCGGACAAGCCGACGGTGCAACCGGTGCCCTACACGGGCGTGCAGTTCGTCGGCATCCCCGAGTTCCAGGATCTCGGAACACGGGTCAGCCAACAGATCAGCGCAGCGATCGCCGGCCAGATCTCGGTCGACGAAGCGCTGGCGCAAGCACAGCAATATGCCGAGGTCGTCGGCAAGACCTACCAGGAGAAGTGA
- a CDS encoding carbohydrate ABC transporter permease, producing the protein MTLTADTDADAGENAVAERVRKIRAAQETGVSRAEGWRRRGPLLPALIFMIAVTQLPFLFTLYYSTLSWNLVRPGSRQFVGLNNYIAVVKDSQFWSVALNTVILIVGVVLISAVLGLLIALLLDRAFLGRGIVRTLLITPFLITPVAGALIWKTTILDPTNGILNWVLSLVGIGPVDWIGQFPLTMVMVELIWQWTPFMMLLILAGLTSMPRDQLEAGRVDGAGAFQLFRELTLPHLRRFIELGVVLGAVYLVNTFDAIFMMTQGGPGIASANLPFYIYQRAFLGFDMGQAAAMGVVIVLFTMVIASFALRLIFKSFTGKEEAA; encoded by the coding sequence ATGACTCTTACTGCTGACACCGATGCCGACGCCGGCGAGAACGCGGTAGCCGAGCGGGTCCGCAAGATCCGGGCTGCACAGGAGACCGGCGTGAGTCGCGCCGAAGGCTGGCGCAGGCGAGGGCCGTTGCTACCCGCGCTAATCTTCATGATCGCGGTCACGCAGCTGCCGTTCCTGTTCACGCTGTACTACTCGACGCTGTCCTGGAACCTGGTTCGCCCGGGGTCACGCCAGTTCGTCGGGCTCAACAACTACATCGCGGTGGTCAAGGACAGTCAGTTCTGGTCGGTGGCGCTCAACACCGTCATCCTGATCGTGGGCGTCGTGCTGATCTCGGCGGTGCTCGGCCTGCTGATCGCGCTGCTGCTCGACCGCGCCTTCCTCGGCCGCGGCATCGTGCGGACGCTGCTGATCACGCCGTTCCTCATCACACCCGTTGCGGGAGCGTTGATCTGGAAGACCACGATCCTCGACCCCACGAACGGCATCCTGAACTGGGTGCTCTCGCTGGTGGGGATCGGGCCGGTCGACTGGATCGGTCAGTTCCCGCTCACGATGGTGATGGTCGAACTCATCTGGCAGTGGACGCCGTTCATGATGCTGCTCATCCTGGCGGGCCTGACGTCGATGCCCCGCGACCAGCTCGAGGCGGGCCGGGTCGACGGTGCCGGGGCGTTCCAGCTCTTCCGAGAGCTGACCCTGCCCCACCTCCGCCGCTTCATCGAACTGGGCGTGGTGCTCGGTGCGGTCTACCTGGTCAACACCTTCGACGCGATCTTCATGATGACCCAGGGCGGGCCGGGTATCGCGAGTGCGAACCTGCCGTTCTACATCTACCAGCGTGCGTTCCTGGGCTTCGACATGGGCCAGGCCGCCGCCATGGGCGTGGTGATCGTCCTGTTCACGATGGTGATCGCCAGCTTCGCCCTCCGATTGATCTTCAAATCCTTCACCGGCAAGGAAGAGGCAGCCTGA
- a CDS encoding carbohydrate ABC transporter permease, which produces MTATATENVSATAAPARPRKKKSKKFSPWGIVAWLAGLGFFFPVFWMVLTSFKQESAAATNPPTLFFTPTLDQYSAVFSQGIGPAMLNSLFATGMSTILVLLLGVPAAFALSLRPVRKTSDALFFFMSTKMLPVVAVILPLYVIVSNVGLLDNIWALVVLYTAMNLPIAVWMMRSFFLEVPGELLEAASLDGASLWRSVREVILPLVSPGIAATALICVIFAWNEFFFAVNLTAVNAQTMPVYLVGFIAGEGQYWAVLSAAATMAALPVILCGWFAQNKLVRGLSFGAIK; this is translated from the coding sequence ATGACCGCTACTGCTACCGAGAACGTCTCCGCGACAGCGGCGCCGGCCCGACCGCGGAAGAAGAAGAGCAAGAAGTTCAGCCCCTGGGGGATCGTGGCCTGGCTTGCCGGCCTCGGGTTCTTCTTCCCGGTGTTCTGGATGGTGCTGACGTCGTTCAAGCAGGAGAGCGCCGCTGCCACCAATCCGCCGACGCTGTTCTTCACCCCCACCCTCGACCAGTACAGCGCCGTGTTCAGCCAGGGCATCGGTCCTGCCATGCTTAATTCGCTGTTCGCGACCGGCATGTCGACGATCCTGGTGCTGCTGCTCGGCGTGCCCGCCGCGTTCGCACTGTCGCTGCGGCCCGTCCGCAAGACGTCGGACGCGCTGTTCTTCTTCATGAGCACGAAGATGCTGCCGGTCGTCGCGGTCATCCTGCCGCTCTACGTGATCGTGTCCAACGTCGGTCTGCTGGACAATATCTGGGCACTGGTCGTCCTCTACACGGCGATGAACCTGCCGATCGCGGTCTGGATGATGCGCTCGTTCTTCCTCGAGGTGCCAGGTGAACTGCTCGAAGCGGCCAGCCTGGACGGCGCGAGCCTGTGGCGCTCGGTGCGCGAGGTGATCCTGCCGCTGGTGTCACCCGGCATCGCGGCGACCGCGCTGATCTGCGTGATCTTCGCGTGGAACGAGTTCTTCTTCGCGGTGAACCTGACCGCGGTGAACGCACAGACCATGCCGGTGTACCTCGTCGGGTTCATCGCCGGTGAGGGTCAGTACTGGGCCGTGCTGTCGGCGGCCGCGACGATGGCGGCCCTGCCCGTCATCCTCTGCGGATGGTTCGCGCAGAACAAGCTGGTGCGCGGACTGTCCTTCGGCGCGATCAAGTAA
- a CDS encoding ABC transporter ATP-binding protein, with amino-acid sequence MASITYKNASCIYEGSDKLAVDNLNLEIEDGEFVVLVGPSGSGKSTALRMLAGLEDIDEGAIEIDGKDMTGVPSKDRDIAMVFQNYALYPNKTVAENMGFALKLRGVSAEERRKKVEEAAKVLDLTEHLDRKPAKLSGGQRQRVAMGRAIVREPQVFCMDEPLSNLDAKLRVQTRTQIAALQRRLGTTTVYVTHDQVEAMTMGDRVAVLRFGKLQQFAAPNELYDRPANAFVAGFIGSPAMNLFTAAITNDGVQVGDSVFELERDDISTLSGAGVKEVTVGIRPEQLEVTDSGGVEVVVDLVEDLGSEAYVYTHAGSGSTGVELVARCNPRTAPRLADTVRLRRHPEGAVHLFHPETGERLN; translated from the coding sequence ATGGCATCGATCACCTACAAGAACGCCTCCTGCATCTACGAGGGTTCGGACAAACTCGCAGTCGACAACCTCAACCTCGAGATCGAGGACGGCGAATTCGTGGTCCTCGTCGGGCCTTCCGGGTCCGGCAAGAGCACCGCACTGCGGATGCTGGCCGGCCTGGAGGACATCGACGAGGGCGCCATCGAGATCGACGGCAAGGACATGACGGGCGTGCCGTCCAAGGACCGCGACATCGCGATGGTGTTCCAGAACTACGCGCTGTACCCGAACAAGACCGTCGCCGAGAACATGGGCTTCGCGCTCAAGCTGCGCGGCGTCTCGGCCGAGGAACGCCGCAAGAAGGTCGAGGAGGCCGCCAAGGTACTCGACCTGACCGAGCACCTGGATCGCAAGCCCGCCAAACTGTCCGGCGGTCAGCGCCAGCGCGTCGCGATGGGCCGTGCAATCGTGCGCGAACCGCAGGTGTTCTGCATGGACGAGCCGCTGTCGAACCTCGACGCCAAGCTGCGCGTGCAAACCCGCACCCAGATCGCCGCGCTGCAGCGACGACTCGGGACCACCACCGTCTACGTCACCCACGACCAGGTGGAGGCGATGACGATGGGCGACCGGGTAGCCGTGCTGCGGTTCGGCAAGCTCCAGCAGTTCGCCGCGCCCAACGAACTCTACGATCGCCCGGCCAACGCCTTCGTCGCCGGCTTCATCGGATCGCCCGCGATGAACCTGTTCACCGCGGCAATCACGAACGACGGTGTCCAGGTGGGCGACTCGGTGTTCGAATTGGAGCGGGACGACATCTCGACCCTGTCCGGTGCGGGCGTCAAGGAGGTGACCGTCGGGATCCGGCCCGAGCAGCTGGAGGTCACCGACAGCGGTGGCGTGGAGGTCGTCGTCGACCTCGTCGAGGACCTCGGCAGCGAGGCCTACGTCTACACCCACGCGGGCTCCGGCTCGACGGGCGTGGAGCTGGTGGCGCGCTGCAACCCGCGCACCGCACCCCGACTGGCCGACACGGTGCGGCTGCGCAGGCACCCCGAGGGTGCGGTGCACCTGTTCCACCCGGAGACCGGCGAACGCCTGAACTGA
- a CDS encoding DUF4032 domain-containing protein: MKAPELKLRAPTPGLISLPWDRPLAQWLVPDVPLRDFAVGPSRHLVKFVEADGQVWAVKDMPGRIAAKEYDVLRRLEDMGLPAVRPAGLVLQPEFDTAILVTRYLEGSWQYRRLFMRLPPEEPKHRARLLDAMAGLLVELHRHGMFWGDCSLANTLFSRDGQLLQAWLVDAETSEVHPSLSRGQRQYDLDIAVENVAMGMVDLAARLDTSEELQDTLIAEAEQVRLRYEELWSILHSEPVFGFNDRYRVEGIIRRLNDLGFAVDELSLQPDSADPSRMHVRFAVGDRRYHAQDLQRLTGLDVGEGQARILLGDLRAYQAQLSAEAGYDVDESTAARLWVMEVLTPTERLAHDAVHRAGTPIQAYCDLLEVRWLLSEQAGRDVGTSAALAALTRNRIPMDAAAKLAIAEVPTAPFAVQFEDD, from the coding sequence GTGAAGGCGCCCGAACTCAAACTCCGGGCGCCCACACCCGGGCTGATCTCGCTGCCGTGGGACCGGCCGCTGGCGCAGTGGCTGGTGCCCGACGTTCCGTTGCGCGACTTCGCCGTCGGGCCGAGCCGGCACCTGGTCAAGTTCGTCGAGGCCGACGGTCAGGTGTGGGCGGTCAAGGACATGCCGGGGCGGATCGCCGCCAAGGAGTACGACGTCCTGCGCCGCCTCGAGGACATGGGGCTGCCCGCGGTACGGCCGGCCGGGCTGGTGCTGCAACCGGAATTCGACACCGCGATCCTGGTGACGCGCTACCTGGAGGGGTCCTGGCAGTACCGCAGGCTGTTCATGCGGCTGCCGCCCGAGGAACCCAAGCATCGGGCCCGTCTGCTCGACGCGATGGCCGGGCTGCTGGTGGAGTTGCACCGGCACGGAATGTTCTGGGGTGACTGCTCGTTGGCGAACACGCTGTTCTCCCGCGACGGTCAGCTGCTGCAGGCGTGGCTCGTCGACGCCGAGACCTCTGAGGTGCATCCGTCGCTGAGCCGCGGGCAACGGCAGTACGACCTCGACATCGCGGTCGAAAACGTGGCGATGGGGATGGTCGACCTCGCCGCACGGCTCGACACGTCGGAGGAGTTGCAGGACACGCTAATCGCGGAGGCCGAACAGGTTCGACTCCGGTATGAGGAGCTGTGGAGCATCCTGCACTCCGAGCCGGTGTTCGGCTTCAACGACCGCTACCGCGTCGAGGGGATCATCCGTCGGCTCAACGATCTGGGCTTCGCGGTCGACGAACTGTCCCTGCAACCCGATAGTGCCGACCCCAGCCGGATGCACGTCCGGTTCGCGGTCGGCGACCGGCGCTACCACGCCCAGGATCTGCAGCGGCTCACCGGTCTCGACGTCGGCGAGGGGCAGGCGCGCATCCTGCTGGGGGACCTTCGGGCCTACCAGGCGCAGCTGTCCGCCGAAGCGGGATACGACGTCGACGAGTCGACCGCCGCACGGCTGTGGGTCATGGAGGTGCTGACGCCGACCGAACGGCTGGCGCACGACGCCGTGCACCGCGCTGGCACTCCGATCCAGGCCTACTGCGACCTGCTCGAGGTGCGGTGGCTGCTGAGCGAGCAGGCGGGTCGCGACGTCGGCACCAGTGCGGCGCTCGCCGCGCTCACCCGCAATCGGATCCCGATGGACGCGGCGGCGAAACTGGCGATCGCGGAGGTGCCGACCGCGCCGTTCGCCGTGCAGTTCGAGGACGACTGA
- a CDS encoding ATP-dependent DNA ligase → MVDRCGRVKLTNADKVLYPATGTTKAEVFEYYATIADVMVPHIAGRPVTRKRWPNGVGQPDFFEKQLASSAPDWLDRGSVTHKSGTTTYPVIDSREGLAWIAQQASLEVHVPQWRFVTGGRSGAGHDTATTPGPATRIVFDLDPGEDVTFRQLCQVAHEVRGFITDIGLTTYPLTSGSKGLHLYVPLAEPVSSQGASVLAKRIAVQLEKQMPKQVTATMTKSLRAGKVFLDWSQNSAAKTTIAPYSLRGRDEPTVAAPRTWEEIEDPDLRHLRFDEVLARVEADGDLLAGLDEFVPLADKLTTYRSMRDPVKTPEPVPQKAPAVGNDDTFVIQEHHARRLHYDFRLERNGVLVSWAIPKNLPETTSVNHLAVHTEDHPLEYATFAGSIPKGEYGGGEVFIYDSGTYEAEKFNDNPPDGPEKGGEVIVTLNGSKVSGRYALIQTGGKNWLAHRMKEQPTLSPTESPVASLALADLAPMLATHGSVAKLKAGQWAFEGKWDGYRLLVDADHGALELRSRSGRDVTREYPQLQALAADLADHHVILDGEAVALDEAGVPNFGLMQNRARSTRVEFWAFDVLSLDGRSLLRAKYSDRRRILETLADAGGLIVPDRLDGDGPEALELARERRWEGVVAKKLDSTYQPGGRSSSWIKDKIWRTQEVVIGGWRAGEGGRSSGIGALLLGVPEPQGGLQFAGRVGTGFTEKDLASLKKTLAPLHTDESPFTKRLTGPDAKGVTFVRPELVGEVRYSERTSDGRLRQPSWRGLRDDKSPDEVVWE, encoded by the coding sequence ATGGTGGATCGTTGCGGGCGGGTGAAGCTGACCAACGCCGACAAGGTGCTGTACCCGGCCACGGGTACGACCAAGGCGGAGGTCTTCGAGTACTACGCCACCATCGCCGACGTCATGGTGCCCCACATCGCAGGCAGGCCCGTGACGCGCAAGCGCTGGCCCAACGGGGTCGGGCAGCCCGACTTCTTCGAGAAGCAGCTGGCGTCGTCGGCGCCCGACTGGCTCGACCGCGGGTCGGTCACCCACAAGTCGGGCACCACGACGTACCCGGTGATCGACTCGCGCGAGGGGCTGGCGTGGATCGCACAGCAGGCGTCGCTGGAGGTGCACGTGCCGCAGTGGCGATTCGTCACGGGCGGGCGAAGCGGGGCGGGTCATGACACAGCCACGACGCCCGGGCCTGCGACGCGGATCGTGTTCGACCTCGACCCGGGCGAGGACGTGACGTTCCGCCAGCTGTGCCAGGTTGCCCACGAGGTGCGCGGCTTCATCACCGACATCGGGCTGACGACCTATCCGCTCACCAGTGGCAGCAAGGGCCTGCACCTCTACGTTCCGCTCGCCGAGCCGGTGAGTTCGCAGGGCGCGTCGGTGCTGGCCAAGCGGATCGCCGTGCAGCTCGAGAAGCAGATGCCCAAGCAGGTGACCGCGACGATGACCAAGAGCCTGCGCGCGGGGAAGGTGTTCCTCGACTGGAGCCAGAACAGCGCCGCCAAGACCACCATCGCGCCGTACTCGTTGCGCGGCCGCGACGAGCCGACGGTGGCGGCCCCGCGCACGTGGGAGGAGATCGAGGACCCCGATCTGCGGCACCTGCGGTTCGACGAGGTGCTCGCGCGGGTGGAGGCCGACGGCGACCTGCTGGCCGGACTCGACGAATTCGTCCCGCTGGCAGACAAGTTGACGACCTACCGCAGCATGCGCGATCCGGTGAAGACGCCCGAACCCGTCCCGCAGAAGGCGCCGGCGGTCGGCAACGACGACACCTTCGTCATCCAGGAGCACCACGCCCGCCGCCTGCACTACGACTTCCGGTTGGAGCGCAACGGCGTGCTGGTGTCGTGGGCCATTCCGAAGAACCTGCCCGAGACCACGTCGGTCAACCACCTCGCCGTGCACACCGAGGATCACCCGCTGGAATACGCGACCTTCGCGGGCTCGATTCCCAAGGGCGAGTACGGCGGTGGCGAGGTCTTCATCTACGACTCCGGCACGTACGAGGCGGAGAAGTTCAACGACAACCCGCCCGACGGACCCGAGAAGGGCGGCGAGGTGATCGTCACGCTGAACGGGTCCAAGGTGTCCGGCCGGTATGCGCTGATCCAGACCGGCGGCAAGAACTGGCTGGCGCATCGCATGAAGGAGCAGCCCACGCTTTCGCCGACGGAATCCCCCGTCGCTTCGCTCGCCCTGGCGGACCTGGCGCCGATGCTCGCCACCCACGGATCGGTGGCGAAACTCAAGGCGGGCCAGTGGGCGTTCGAGGGGAAGTGGGACGGTTACCGGCTGCTCGTCGACGCCGACCACGGCGCGCTGGAACTCAGGTCGCGCAGTGGCCGCGACGTCACCCGCGAATATCCCCAACTTCAGGCGCTCGCCGCCGATCTGGCCGACCATCACGTCATCCTCGACGGTGAGGCGGTGGCGCTCGACGAGGCGGGCGTGCCGAACTTCGGGCTGATGCAGAACCGGGCGCGCTCGACCCGGGTCGAGTTCTGGGCGTTCGACGTCCTGTCGCTCGACGGGCGATCGCTGTTGCGCGCCAAGTACTCCGACCGCCGCCGAATTTTGGAGACTCTCGCCGACGCCGGCGGTCTGATCGTGCCGGACCGGCTCGACGGCGACGGTCCCGAGGCCCTCGAGCTGGCGCGGGAACGCCGGTGGGAGGGCGTGGTCGCCAAGAAGCTCGACTCGACCTATCAGCCGGGCGGGCGGTCGTCGTCGTGGATCAAGGACAAGATCTGGCGCACACAGGAAGTCGTGATCGGCGGATGGCGTGCGGGGGAGGGCGGACGCAGCAGCGGCATCGGCGCGCTGCTGCTCGGCGTGCCCGAGCCCCAGGGGGGGCTGCAGTTCGCCGGCCGGGTCGGGACGGGCTTCACCGAGAAGGACCTCGCGAGCTTGAAGAAGACCCTGGCGCCGCTGCACACCGACGAGTCCCCGTTCACGAAGCGTCTCACCGGACCCGACGCCAAGGGCGTGACGTTCGTCCGGCCCGAGTTGGTAGGGGAGGTGCGCTACAGCGAGCGCACCTCCGATGGCCGCCTGCGCCAACCGAGTTGGCGCGGACTGCGCGACGACAAGTCGCCCGACGAGGTGGTGTGGGAGTAG